A genomic window from Acinetobacter chinensis includes:
- a CDS encoding MFS transporter yields the protein MEIVNGTERVQDAVVEKSPIKKVVGAAMAGTIAEWYEFFIYGIASTLVFSKLFFPAMGDGSVLMGIIAAFATYAVGFLARPLGGLVFGHFGDKYGRKKLLQISLIMVGFATFMMGCIPSYASVGFWAPVMLVTLRFIQGFAVGGEWGGAMLLVGEHSPEHQRGFWTSFPQAAACAGNVLASLVLLGLSTALVAEDFLAWGWRIAFWLSAIIVFIGYYIRKNVEESDVFKESMKRQEEQQKASAGLKEVLLHYPRQALCGMLMRVGENSAYYIIVVFSIAYLSIQMQFTYSTILALLLCANAFQFFSMIFCGYLSDQIGRKRTMYIGYAGLVAWIPFYFYGLNTGEFLIVLLSMCTGLFFQGMCYAGQGAVLAEIFPTRMRYSGSSFCYQISSILAGSIAPMIATLLWKKYDSTLPITFYILFVIVISIVAILMLKETRGRSLHDVDHEDMKKFS from the coding sequence ATGGAAATAGTAAATGGAACGGAGCGTGTCCAGGACGCGGTGGTAGAAAAATCACCTATTAAAAAAGTAGTGGGTGCTGCAATGGCGGGAACCATTGCTGAATGGTATGAATTCTTTATCTACGGGATCGCCAGTACACTGGTCTTTTCAAAACTGTTTTTCCCGGCAATGGGAGATGGCAGTGTCCTGATGGGAATTATTGCTGCATTTGCAACTTATGCTGTCGGCTTTCTTGCCCGCCCGCTGGGTGGACTGGTGTTTGGGCATTTTGGCGATAAATACGGGCGTAAAAAGCTGTTGCAGATCAGTCTGATTATGGTCGGTTTTGCCACATTCATGATGGGATGTATTCCATCTTATGCCAGTGTCGGTTTCTGGGCACCGGTCATGCTCGTGACTTTACGTTTTATTCAGGGCTTTGCAGTCGGTGGTGAATGGGGTGGAGCGATGCTGCTCGTTGGTGAGCACAGCCCGGAACATCAGCGTGGATTCTGGACCAGTTTCCCTCAGGCAGCTGCCTGTGCGGGTAATGTACTGGCAAGTCTGGTACTGCTGGGTCTGTCAACAGCACTGGTTGCTGAAGATTTCCTTGCGTGGGGATGGCGTATCGCATTCTGGCTGTCAGCGATCATTGTATTTATTGGCTATTACATCCGTAAAAATGTCGAAGAATCGGATGTATTTAAAGAGTCCATGAAGCGTCAGGAAGAACAGCAGAAAGCATCGGCTGGTTTAAAGGAAGTGCTGCTTCATTATCCACGTCAGGCTCTGTGTGGAATGTTGATGCGTGTGGGTGAAAACTCAGCGTATTACATCATTGTGGTGTTCTCGATTGCGTATCTGTCGATTCAGATGCAGTTCACTTACAGCACCATTTTAGCTCTGCTTTTGTGTGCCAATGCATTCCAGTTCTTTTCCATGATTTTCTGTGGCTACCTGTCTGATCAGATTGGTCGTAAACGCACGATGTATATTGGATATGCAGGTCTGGTGGCATGGATTCCATTTTATTTCTATGGACTGAATACCGGAGAGTTCCTGATTGTACTGCTGTCCATGTGTACAGGGTTGTTTTTCCAGGGGATGTGTTATGCAGGTCAGGGCGCAGTACTGGCTGAGATTTTCCCAACCCGTATGCGTTATTCAGGTTCATCATTCTGCTATCAGATTTCCTCAATCCTTGCAGGTTCAATTGCACCAATGATCGCAACGCTGTTATGGAAAAAGTATGACAGCACATTACCGATCACTTTCTACATTCTGTTCGTGATTGTCATTTCCATTGTGGCGATTCTGATGCTGAAAGAAACCCGTGGACGTTCACTGCATGACGTTGACCACGAAGATATGAAAAAGTTCTCATAA
- a CDS encoding NAD-dependent succinate-semialdehyde dehydrogenase, producing the protein MDIKNISVFENRCLINGEWLTAATLLDVKNPVDDTVLTQVPVLDDVVIHRVIQDADRAQKAWKQVAPAERSQVLKQWFHLVMQHQEELATIMTLEQGKPLKEAKGEITYAASYIEWFSEEAKRAYGDIIPAASSSEILVFKEAIGVCAAITPWNFPAAMITRKVAPALAAGCSIIVKPASETPLTALALAKLAVQAGVPAGVLNVVTGSSTKIGQILTASSVVKKLSFTGSTEVGAQLMAQCAPTIKKLSLELGGNAPVIVFNECDLEQAVQGVMDTKFRNAGQTCVCANRIYVQSSIYDEFIVRLKAKVEALKLGNGLEDGTDIGPLINRKAIQKVEEYIQDALSKGATLVCGQESNDSQWCQPTVVRDVTQEMLCATEETFGPFAPVFRFEHEAEVIEMANDTEFGLASYLFTQNLNQFLRVSRALEYGMVGVNTGLISNAAAPFGGVKSSGIGREGSRYGLDDYLEMKYVCVGNIN; encoded by the coding sequence ATGGATATTAAAAATATATCTGTTTTTGAAAACAGATGTCTGATCAATGGAGAATGGCTGACAGCGGCGACCTTACTGGATGTTAAAAATCCTGTCGATGACACAGTACTGACTCAGGTTCCAGTGCTGGATGATGTCGTCATTCATCGTGTCATTCAGGATGCAGACCGTGCCCAGAAAGCATGGAAACAGGTTGCACCGGCTGAACGCAGTCAGGTTTTAAAACAGTGGTTTCATCTTGTGATGCAGCATCAGGAAGAACTGGCAACCATTATGACGCTGGAGCAGGGCAAGCCTTTAAAAGAAGCAAAAGGTGAAATTACCTATGCGGCCAGTTATATCGAATGGTTCAGCGAAGAAGCCAAACGTGCTTATGGCGATATTATCCCTGCTGCATCCAGCAGTGAAATTCTGGTCTTCAAAGAAGCCATAGGCGTCTGTGCAGCCATTACGCCGTGGAATTTTCCAGCCGCCATGATTACCCGAAAGGTTGCACCTGCACTGGCCGCTGGCTGTTCAATCATCGTAAAGCCAGCATCTGAAACGCCACTGACCGCACTTGCTCTGGCAAAACTGGCAGTACAGGCGGGCGTTCCTGCGGGTGTTTTAAATGTGGTCACAGGCTCATCCACCAAAATCGGACAGATTCTGACGGCAAGTTCTGTGGTTAAAAAATTAAGTTTTACAGGTTCAACAGAAGTGGGTGCGCAGCTGATGGCTCAGTGCGCACCGACCATTAAAAAACTGTCTCTGGAACTCGGGGGCAATGCACCGGTGATTGTGTTCAATGAATGCGACCTGGAACAGGCTGTTCAGGGTGTTATGGATACCAAGTTCCGTAATGCAGGTCAGACCTGTGTCTGCGCGAACCGTATTTATGTGCAAAGCAGTATTTACGACGAATTTATTGTGCGCTTAAAGGCAAAAGTGGAAGCACTTAAGCTGGGCAATGGTCTGGAGGATGGCACTGATATAGGACCTCTGATCAACCGTAAAGCGATTCAGAAAGTTGAAGAATATATTCAGGATGCGCTGAGCAAGGGAGCAACACTGGTCTGCGGTCAGGAAAGCAATGACAGTCAGTGGTGTCAGCCAACAGTAGTCAGAGATGTCACTCAGGAGATGCTCTGCGCGACTGAAGAAACCTTTGGACCTTTTGCACCGGTGTTCAGATTTGAACATGAGGCAGAAGTGATAGAGATGGCAAATGACACAGAATTTGGTCTGGCATCCTATCTGTTTACACAGAATCTGAACCAGTTCCTGCGGGTATCCAGAGCACTGGAATACGGCATGGTTGGTGTGAATACAGGACTGATATCCAATGCTGCTGCACCATTTGGAGGGGTGAAATCATCAGGGATCGGGAGAGAAGGTTCCAGATATGGTCTGGATGACTATCTGGAAATGAAATACGTATGCGTTGGAAATATTAATTAA
- a CDS encoding sigma-54 interaction domain-containing protein has protein sequence MSIDYLVSAVKSRSDLYAIKGQDGRSIFDVEPFRSIIDAIQDGIYITDENANTIAVNSAYERITGLHRNILIGRHMGDLVKLGYLSNSASLEVVKRREVVTLVQSINGNQKILVTGSPVFDEKKQLICIVTSVRDITELLRAKHAQEQLENLFRSQSQHKISCSANDLIISRETQRVFDLATNVARFDSKVLLRGETGTGKSKMARYIHSISSRAEHAFLELNCSGIPDSLLEMELFGYVAGAFTGASAKGKKGLLEIAHQGTLFLDEIGDLPLNMQVKLLKVIEESRFLPVGATEFKDVDIRVICATHRNLEDMVAQGEFREDLFYRINVVDIELPPLRSRRSEIMPLVQQYQKQFNEKYQMNTVFSLEAIEAMSHYSWPGNIRQLVNVVERLMVSDHSTEITLHNLPAYLRSDAASAQPKGLKERVQAFEMELIMQALSEHGSTRATAEALGVEQSTLVKKIARFKQ, from the coding sequence ATGTCTATTGATTATCTGGTCTCTGCGGTGAAATCCCGAAGTGATCTTTACGCCATAAAAGGTCAGGACGGACGCTCTATATTTGATGTAGAGCCATTCCGCTCCATTATTGATGCCATTCAGGACGGTATTTACATCACTGATGAAAATGCCAATACCATTGCTGTAAATTCGGCTTATGAACGGATTACAGGACTGCACAGAAATATCCTGATCGGTCGTCATATGGGGGATCTGGTCAAACTGGGTTATCTGTCCAACTCTGCCTCACTGGAAGTGGTCAAACGCCGTGAAGTGGTTACCCTGGTTCAGAGTATCAATGGTAATCAGAAGATACTGGTGACGGGCAGTCCTGTTTTTGATGAGAAAAAACAACTGATCTGTATTGTGACGAGTGTCCGTGACATTACCGAACTTTTACGTGCAAAGCATGCACAGGAGCAGCTTGAAAACCTGTTCCGCAGTCAGTCTCAGCACAAAATTTCCTGTTCTGCCAATGATTTGATCATTTCAAGAGAAACACAGCGGGTGTTTGATCTTGCGACCAATGTGGCTCGCTTTGACAGCAAAGTACTGCTGCGAGGAGAGACGGGTACGGGCAAAAGTAAAATGGCACGTTATATCCACAGTATCAGTTCAAGGGCAGAGCATGCTTTTCTGGAGCTGAACTGTTCAGGGATACCGGACAGTCTGCTGGAAATGGAACTGTTTGGATATGTCGCAGGTGCTTTTACAGGTGCTTCTGCCAAAGGTAAAAAAGGTCTGCTTGAGATTGCACATCAGGGAACGCTGTTCCTGGATGAAATTGGGGATCTGCCGCTGAATATGCAGGTCAAACTGCTCAAAGTGATTGAGGAAAGCCGGTTTTTACCTGTGGGTGCAACAGAGTTTAAGGATGTGGATATACGGGTTATCTGTGCGACACACCGCAACCTGGAAGACATGGTGGCACAGGGCGAGTTCAGGGAAGATCTGTTTTACCGGATCAATGTTGTGGATATTGAACTTCCACCGCTTCGTTCAAGACGTTCTGAAATTATGCCGCTGGTTCAGCAGTATCAGAAACAGTTCAACGAAAAATATCAAATGAACACGGTGTTCAGTCTGGAAGCGATTGAAGCCATGAGCCACTACAGCTGGCCTGGAAATATCCGTCAGCTGGTCAATGTCGTGGAACGCCTGATGGTCAGTGATCACAGTACTGAAATCACCCTGCATAACCTGCCGGCATATTTGCGCAGTGATGCTGCATCCGCACAGCCGAAAGGCTTAAAAGAAAGGGTACAGGCTTTTGAAATGGAACTGATCATGCAGGCGCTGAGTGAGCATGGTTCGACCCGTGCAACAGCTGAGGCTTTAGGGGTGGAACAGTCAACATTGGTCAAGAAAATCGCACGTTTTAAACAGTAA
- a CDS encoding iron-containing alcohol dehydrogenase, which produces MNFSTFKSANKLVTGQTALQYLSQAVELFKIQKPLIVTDQGVVKSGTINHVLDLLQVEYSVYDTVKAEPEIEQVQDCIHVFKQNGNDAVIGVGGGSALDIAKCVAALAGQSGSVQDFLGTDKIRQRDIRLIVIPTTAGTGSEVTNIAILSDTANQMKQGMVSDFLLPDVAIVSPLMSVSCPASVTAASGVDALVHAVEAYISVNRSDITDALALDAIRLIAENLPKAYALPDHLEAREKMATASLMAGLAFGNAGVGAVHALAYPLGGKYKMAHGVSNALMLPYVLKWNVMGCAERFTRIAQAMNIETGADHNSNAARVIEWLHDFCRKLNIPSGLRAFGIAETDIPALAMEAIKVERLLKNNPRRLTVQDIEAIYQEAY; this is translated from the coding sequence ATGAATTTTTCCACATTCAAAAGTGCCAATAAACTGGTGACAGGGCAGACTGCTTTGCAGTACCTGTCTCAGGCCGTGGAGCTTTTTAAAATTCAGAAACCGCTGATCGTGACAGATCAGGGGGTGGTGAAATCGGGCACGATCAATCATGTTCTTGATTTGCTTCAGGTTGAATATTCAGTTTATGACACGGTCAAAGCTGAACCTGAAATTGAACAGGTTCAGGACTGTATCCATGTGTTTAAGCAAAACGGTAATGATGCAGTGATTGGTGTCGGTGGCGGCAGTGCACTGGATATTGCCAAGTGTGTGGCAGCACTGGCTGGACAGAGTGGATCGGTACAGGATTTTCTCGGTACAGATAAAATCCGTCAGCGGGATATCCGTCTGATTGTGATTCCGACCACAGCAGGTACGGGTTCTGAAGTGACCAATATTGCCATCCTGTCCGATACAGCCAACCAGATGAAACAGGGCATGGTCAGTGATTTTCTGCTGCCGGACGTTGCCATCGTTTCACCTCTGATGTCTGTCAGCTGTCCGGCATCTGTGACGGCTGCCAGTGGTGTGGATGCACTTGTCCATGCTGTGGAAGCCTATATTTCTGTCAATCGGAGTGATATCACCGATGCACTTGCCCTGGATGCCATCCGACTGATTGCTGAAAATCTGCCGAAGGCTTATGCCTTGCCAGACCATCTGGAAGCACGTGAAAAAATGGCAACGGCCAGTTTAATGGCAGGGCTGGCTTTTGGTAATGCAGGCGTGGGCGCAGTACATGCACTCGCGTATCCCCTGGGTGGAAAATACAAAATGGCACATGGTGTCAGTAATGCACTGATGCTGCCCTATGTTCTGAAATGGAATGTGATGGGCTGTGCTGAACGGTTTACCCGCATCGCACAGGCAATGAACATTGAAACAGGCGCTGACCACAACAGCAATGCTGCAAGGGTCATTGAATGGCTGCATGATTTCTGCCGAAAACTGAATATCCCATCGGGACTGCGGGCTTTTGGGATTGCTGAAACGGATATTCCAGCACTTGCCATGGAAGCCATCAAGGTGGAGCGGTTACTGAAAAATAATCCACGCCGTCTGACGGTACAGGATATTGAAGCGATTTATCAGGAAGCGTACTGA
- a CDS encoding alpha/beta hydrolase, whose translation MKPELHPDAQPVIDAFLANGGKSFEQVGDISTLRSGYETNCGLAAMQGLEHIQSRDITAEWQSEPVHLRLYDEIPDADARPVVVFLHGGGWVIGNLNTHDSICRKIAAHAACRVIAVNYRLAPEHKFPVPFNDCKVALDYIIQHAEQLGLNVHQMVFAGDSAGANMAALLGQNFSQQYGFALKAQVLLYPVVGVCTQTQSYAQYQSGFPLVQSTMLWFFDALFSQPEEYAQISLLNQPFLKANGDIFLLTLEHDPLRDEALLYLEKALQHGLNVEYHHLGGLMHGIFTIAGKLPVAEQYLERAAQFIAGKFKE comes from the coding sequence ATGAAGCCTGAACTGCATCCTGATGCACAGCCTGTCATTGATGCTTTTCTTGCCAATGGGGGAAAGTCTTTTGAGCAGGTTGGAGATATCAGTACTTTAAGAAGCGGGTACGAAACTAACTGTGGTTTGGCGGCCATGCAGGGGCTTGAGCATATTCAGTCCAGAGACATTACTGCTGAATGGCAGAGTGAGCCTGTTCACTTAAGACTGTATGACGAAATACCGGATGCTGACGCACGTCCTGTCGTGGTGTTTTTACATGGTGGTGGCTGGGTGATCGGTAATCTGAACACGCATGACTCCATTTGCCGGAAAATTGCAGCGCATGCGGCTTGCAGAGTGATTGCAGTCAACTACCGACTGGCGCCAGAGCATAAATTTCCAGTCCCGTTCAATGACTGTAAGGTTGCACTGGATTACATCATTCAGCATGCAGAACAGCTGGGGCTAAATGTCCATCAGATGGTCTTTGCCGGAGACAGTGCGGGTGCAAATATGGCGGCTTTACTTGGGCAGAATTTCAGTCAGCAGTATGGATTTGCACTGAAAGCTCAGGTGTTGCTTTATCCGGTTGTGGGTGTCTGCACTCAGACGCAGAGTTATGCGCAGTACCAGTCGGGCTTTCCTCTGGTACAGAGCACGATGCTGTGGTTTTTCGATGCGCTGTTCAGCCAGCCGGAAGAATATGCGCAGATTTCATTGCTGAATCAGCCTTTTCTGAAAGCCAATGGCGATATTTTCCTGTTAACCCTTGAGCATGATCCTTTAAGGGATGAGGCATTGCTGTATCTGGAAAAGGCACTGCAGCACGGGCTGAATGTGGAATATCACCATTTGGGTGGGCTGATGCACGGCATTTTTACAATCGCAGGGAAGTTGCCGGTTGCTGAGCAGTATCTGGAAAGAGCAGCTCAGTTTATTGCCGGAAAATTTAAAGAATAA
- a CDS encoding NAD(P)/FAD-dependent oxidoreductase — protein MRSRISLIGVVQIYGSISELRQKLTPDYEFGCKRILRTDDYYPALARENVSLVTDAIAEITAQGIQTAAGELIEADVIIFGTGFASQNFNGELDIVGAEDTTLSEAWQDGAAAYIGLTVPSFCNMFLVYGPNTNLNHNSIVSMLEIQHQYIADSVEYILENNASLDVKQQVFEEYNEDIQARMAGSAFSSDCSSWYKNAAGKVINNWPLNVETYRHYTVFNADDFSLGNTAAKGECAYEA, from the coding sequence TTGAGGAGCAGAATATCACTTATAGGAGTTGTTCAAATTTACGGATCCATCTCTGAACTTCGCCAGAAACTGACACCGGATTATGAGTTTGGCTGTAAGCGTATTTTACGTACTGATGATTATTATCCTGCGCTTGCCCGTGAAAATGTTTCACTGGTGACCGATGCCATTGCTGAAATAACAGCGCAGGGCATTCAGACCGCTGCGGGTGAGCTCATCGAAGCAGATGTCATTATTTTTGGTACAGGTTTTGCCAGTCAGAACTTTAATGGTGAACTGGATATTGTCGGTGCGGAAGACACCACACTGTCTGAAGCATGGCAGGATGGCGCTGCGGCATATATCGGTCTAACTGTTCCTTCATTCTGCAATATGTTCCTGGTGTATGGTCCAAATACCAACCTGAACCATAACTCCATTGTATCCATGCTTGAGATTCAGCATCAGTATATTGCGGACTCCGTTGAATATATTCTGGAAAATAATGCTTCACTGGATGTAAAACAGCAGGTCTTTGAAGAATATAACGAAGATATTCAGGCTCGTATGGCAGGCTCGGCATTTTCTTCAGACTGCTCCAGCTGGTATAAAAATGCCGCTGGCAAGGTCATCAACAACTGGCCTTTAAACGTCGAAACATACCGTCATTATACCGTTTTCAATGCAGATGATTTCAGCCTGGGCAACACCGCAGCAAAGGGTGAGTGTGCTTATGAAGCCTGA
- a CDS encoding IS3-like element ISAba14 family transposase (programmed frameshift) → MARRPRRNHSNDFKAKVALAAIKAEKTLAELSAEFDVHQNQIIDWKNQLISASSQAFDQSKAPTEPPIDLKKLHAKIGEQALEIGFFRRCVEETGPLQPQKLIDDSLQISVSKQAKLLKVSRGCYYYRPKPVSASDLKLMRCIDELHMQYPFAGSRMMRDLLNRQGHHIGRRHTRTLMKKMGIQALYCKPNLSQANQAHRKYPYLLKGLAIQRSNQVWSTDITYIPMAKGFVYLCAVIDWHSRKVLAHRVSISMEVDFCISALNEAIEKYGRPEIFNTDQGSQFTSDAFIDVLKSNGIQISMDGKGRWVDNVMVERLWRSVKYEEVYLKAYSSVTDAKKQLSAYFEFYNLKRPHSSLDKMTPNEFYYDQLPQQNKVA, encoded by the exons ATGGCACGTAGACCAAGAAGAAATCATTCAAATGATTTTAAAGCTAAGGTAGCACTTGCTGCGATTAAAGCAGAAAAAACACTTGCTGAATTGAGTGCTGAGTTTGATGTTCATCAAAACCAAATTATTGACTGGAAAAATCAATTGATCTCAGCTTCCTCGCAAGCTTTCGATCAATCAAAAGCTCCAACAGAACCACCCATCGATCTAAAAAAACTACATGCAAAAATCGGTGAGCAGGCATTAGAAATTG GATTTTTTAGAAGGTGTGTTGAAGAAACTGGGCCGCTTCAACCACAAAAGTTAATCGACGACTCACTTCAGATTTCAGTATCTAAGCAAGCTAAGCTGCTGAAAGTCTCCCGTGGTTGTTATTACTATCGCCCAAAACCTGTGAGTGCATCAGATCTGAAGCTGATGCGATGTATTGATGAATTACATATGCAATATCCTTTTGCAGGCAGTCGTATGATGCGTGATTTGTTGAATCGTCAAGGACATCATATAGGACGACGTCATACACGTACTTTAATGAAGAAAATGGGTATTCAGGCGTTATATTGCAAACCAAATTTAAGCCAGGCTAATCAAGCTCACCGTAAATATCCATATCTGCTCAAAGGGTTGGCTATTCAGCGCAGTAATCAAGTGTGGTCTACGGATATAACGTATATCCCTATGGCAAAAGGCTTTGTTTATTTATGTGCTGTGATTGATTGGCATAGCCGCAAGGTACTTGCGCATAGGGTATCGATTAGTATGGAGGTGGATTTTTGTATTTCGGCTTTAAATGAAGCGATTGAAAAATATGGTCGACCTGAAATATTTAATACAGACCAAGGCAGCCAGTTTACCAGTGATGCATTTATTGATGTATTGAAATCAAATGGCATTCAAATCAGTATGGATGGTAAAGGTCGATGGGTAGATAATGTGATGGTTGAACGATTATGGCGGAGCGTTAAATATGAAGAGGTGTATCTCAAAGCTTATAGCAGTGTCACAGATGCGAAAAAGCAATTAAGTGCATATTTTGAGTTTTATAATTTGAAACGACCTCATTCGAGTCTAGACAAAATGACACCAAATGAGTTTTACTATGATCAGCTACCCCAACAAAACAAGGTGGCTTAA
- a CDS encoding flavin-containing monooxygenase yields MNNKILDVAILGSGFGGLGMATRLKDKGIENFQIFEKSAELGGVWRDNIYPGAACDTEAHLYCFSYFPNLRVSRMYAGQQELLDYLNRFADHFHLREKIQFSSEIIHAAWNNAEQLWDLQIKDKGLIKAKVFVPAWGQLNKAVIPQFKGLENFKGQYFHSAEWDTAVDLKGKKVVREVVPLV; encoded by the coding sequence ATGAATAATAAAATTTTGGATGTGGCTATTTTAGGTTCGGGTTTTGGCGGTCTGGGGATGGCAACCCGCCTGAAAGACAAAGGAATTGAAAACTTTCAGATCTTTGAAAAGTCGGCTGAACTGGGCGGCGTATGGCGTGACAATATTTATCCTGGTGCTGCCTGTGATACGGAAGCACATCTCTACTGTTTCAGTTATTTTCCAAATTTACGGGTCAGCCGGATGTACGCAGGACAGCAGGAACTGCTGGATTACTTAAACCGTTTTGCTGACCATTTTCATCTCAGAGAAAAAATTCAGTTCAGTTCAGAAATTATTCATGCAGCCTGGAACAACGCTGAACAGCTCTGGGATCTGCAGATCAAAGACAAAGGGCTGATCAAAGCAAAGGTATTTGTACCGGCATGGGGTCAGCTGAATAAAGCAGTCATTCCTCAGTTTAAAGGACTGGAAAATTTTAAAGGGCAGTATTTCCATTCAGCAGAATGGGATACAGCAGTTGATCTAAAAGGGAAGAAAGTGGTCAGAGAGGTGGTCCCACTTGTTTGA
- a CDS encoding IS30-like element ISAba125 family transposase has product MEYIKLSYHHLNFEDRTALMLESRKEGFSARKFAELIKRHPSTIYRELKRNSINDVYQAQYASDNTFARRRRGHRKLKIDSILWKFIVEAIRCLWSPQQIAKRLKTFPDLDQTMNVSHTTIYSTIRALPKGELKKDLLSCLRHENKKRKANGEPKKDSILQDIKTIHERPAEVQERKIPGHWEADLIKGKDNKSSIATLIERNTRLCILATLPDAKAESVRKALTEALKYLPAELRKTLTYDRGREMAEHKILEEDLGIDVYFCDPHSPWQKGTCENMNGLIRQYLPKGIDLNQADQHYLNQVAMSLNTRPRKALDWLTPLEKFAQLVDYHKTFQTVAPHV; this is encoded by the coding sequence ATGGAGTATATAAAATTGTCATACCATCATCTTAACTTTGAAGATCGTACTGCATTAATGCTTGAGTCAAGAAAAGAAGGCTTTTCAGCCAGAAAATTTGCTGAACTCATTAAAAGACATCCTAGTACGATCTATCGTGAGCTTAAAAGAAATAGCATCAATGACGTTTATCAAGCTCAATATGCTTCTGATAACACCTTCGCTAGACGTAGACGTGGTCACAGAAAACTCAAAATCGATTCAATCCTCTGGAAATTTATTGTTGAAGCGATCCGTTGTTTATGGTCTCCTCAGCAAATAGCAAAACGTTTAAAGACATTTCCTGATTTGGATCAAACAATGAATGTAAGCCATACAACGATTTATTCAACGATACGAGCATTACCAAAGGGTGAGTTGAAAAAAGACTTATTATCCTGTCTGCGTCATGAAAATAAAAAGCGAAAAGCTAACGGTGAACCTAAAAAAGATTCTATATTACAGGATATTAAAACTATTCATGAGCGCCCAGCCGAAGTTCAAGAAAGAAAAATACCGGGTCATTGGGAAGCTGATTTAATTAAAGGTAAAGACAATAAAAGTTCGATAGCAACACTTATTGAACGAAATACACGGCTCTGTATCTTGGCAACATTACCTGATGCAAAGGCAGAATCAGTGCGCAAGGCTTTAACTGAAGCTCTGAAATATTTACCTGCAGAACTGCGTAAAACGTTGACCTATGACCGTGGACGCGAGATGGCAGAACATAAAATACTTGAAGAAGATTTAGGCATAGATGTATATTTCTGTGACCCACATTCACCCTGGCAAAAAGGCACATGCGAAAATATGAATGGTTTAATTAGGCAATATTTACCTAAAGGGATTGATTTAAATCAGGCAGATCAGCATTATTTAAATCAAGTTGCCATGTCACTGAATACTCGTCCTAGAAAAGCGTTAGATTGGCTTACACCATTAGAGAAATTTGCTCAGCTTGTTGATTATCATAAGACTTTTCAAACTGTCGCACCTCATGTTTGA